A segment of the Lycium ferocissimum isolate CSIRO_LF1 chromosome 5, AGI_CSIRO_Lferr_CH_V1, whole genome shotgun sequence genome:
ACCACCTAATTCATTGAAACATGTTTATGGAGTTTTTTTGCACTTACATTGAATCAATCAAGATGTGTATTGACAAAATCTTATGAATCCTTGATAAGGAAGCGataaaaccaaaaatatttgtatgaatCCAACAAAATAATACTTTATATACTGaattttttgttaaaacttaccggttcaagaaaaaaaagatattagATTTTTGGAGAGGGAGGGACATGCTGAAGagatttgatgaaaaaaattgAGTCACCCAAGTAAAATAGTTAGTTTGTAAAGAGTCATAATTTATTTAAAGTGCTAAATACTAGGACGTAATATCAAActaaaattttagatttttagtAGATTTCAAAGTTTTAAATATAAGGAAATAATTTAATAAGTAAAATATAGATTTTAAAATCCTATATATTAGAAAAATGATTAAATGACAATTTAGTTTGatgtgtaatttatttttagagggttaaaaaaaagttgaacgACATTTAGCTAAGGTGCTTCGTgctttcaaaaatatataaatatagattaGATTCTCGGCATGTGTATAGCAAGTCATGTAGTCTACGATTTTGTATTCTTAAACAACTTTAGTTTCTTATAGCTGTGAATTAGTCTTCCAACAAGTAATGTTTGATTCCTCAAGTTTCTTTAACAACCTGTGGAATTGATCAGAATGAATCGATTTTATGGATATTATTTGCTCTATTATAATTCTCAGCACGTGTGTTGCACGTGTATGTCAAGTCATATAGTGTACAATTCTATAAAGTGATATCaatataagtaaaataaaattttgattaaTTACACATGAAAGTAAAAAGTACAAGtttttatgaatgatttgaTGTTGTATCGCCATATGGTTAGAACCCATAGTTCTTTAGAAGTAACAATGCTAGATATCTCAGGACAAAACAATTCATCGCTACTGTATCTGaaattatcacttaattaaatggcaatattataataattatttcttcaaaTCACTTGTATAATTAGATAATTTAAGATGATTTGCTTATTTAAGAATCTTTTCAACTTTCTTTCTTAATAGTGAAGTCGCTTCGATTTGTGTATGACATAACGCTCCAAAGTTTGTATCATGCGCCTACCTAGAAGCTCCTCTTGCATTCTGGCATAGACTTTTTTGAATCTTTTCCGTTCCGGAGATTAATCAATAGGGAAATATAAGCTCCTCTTTCATTTACAGGTATTGACTTTAAATTTACAGTTATCTTacttggaaatgaattaaattaatGATTTATAGCAAGTTTACACCattcaaataacaaaaaaattatataaataaaatcttACTTGATTTTCAACTGTTAAATCCTAAATATAAGAATTTTCGACAAATTTCTAAGGGAAAAGGCATAAATACAGCTCCAgaaggaaaataaatacaacaaaGATCACACATTAAAACAAGGTGTAGATGGAAAATATCTATTTATAGTGGAATATCTGTATTTGATTATACCTTCTATTTCACATTCCTTCTGAGTTCTGACCAAGTCCTCGAATATTATTTCTTGTAACTAACTGTTGCCGAGTTAGACGCTTAACTCATTTATATGCAACATCTACTAAATAGGGGCAGGATTAAAATATTGTCAATGTGTTTTACCTTTGGAGAAATTATGTCACAAAAAACCTCTTAATATTTGTACTGAAATAGTATCAGATGACTGGATTGATAACTCGTCGttcctatattttttttacaaaaataaaaccACAGCCTTGAtttggtattcttaatgtgCATGAATATTTTTTGGTATAATCATTCGGTATCTGAAATCCACAAATATATTTCTTTCGGAATCACATAGCGTAGGTGTTCATTAAACAAAAATGCTTCGTATTAAAGAGTTCTTCATTTCCAAAGCTCGAACTTGAATCCTTGATTAATGGAATATCCATCCACTACACCTTttggtgtttacaccaaaatatattaatttatcATGATTAAGTGGTAGACTAAGGTAAAGTATGCATTAATTAGTTATATTTTAGCAATTATAGTACATGTAAACACACGTGTCATGTATTTGTTAGGTTGTTATAAACAGCAAATTATTAAGTTACGTAATGATAATAGGTTAGAATCAAGTTAAAATAAGTTTAAATTCCTTTTATTTAACGAATTGTCAACTCTTAAGAAATATACCAAGTCCAGTGAAAAAGTCCTTGGCCTTAGAACTCTTAACAGAGTGGAAGCTTTCATCCCACTTTTTTCGTACTTACCTAGTAAGCACACCTTCCTATAATGTTTCCcatttttctataattttttttattttgcttacccactctctctatatatacCGTAAAATTAATTGCATGAACATAAAATCAATAGTCTTAGTTTATCACTCTCCCTAACAAATAGTCATCTATAGTCTTACATGGGGTTCCCAAAGTATGTAGTCGCCCGTCCATCGGAAATGCTTGCCATCACGGGAAGTGGCATTAGTGAAATACTTCTGAAGAAGAAGCACTTTGTGTTGCCCTTTCAAAAATGCACTAGGCTTAACATATCCCCGGTGAACTACTCGTTCCAGGTACCGTAAGAATAGTTTATTATCTGAACTTTGCTTGTTGTATAATGAAGCTCCCAATcaatatatacataccatatcttCTTTAAGAAAAGTCATTCTCATAGCTCAAACTTTTCtggatttcatttttttctaacAGGTACAAGCTATGAGTGCCGAAAAACTCCCTTTTTGCCTCCCTGCGGTTTTCACAATTGGCCCAAAAGTACTGGACGAGAACCACTATGAGAGCCTGATTAAGTATGCTAAGCTTGTATCCAATAGTGACAAGGAATCGACCCATATCCAAGATCTGGTAAAGGGAATTATCGAGGGAGAAACTCGTGTTCTTGCTGCTTCGATGACTATGGAACAGATCTTCAAGGGAGCCAAAGAGTTCAAGAAAGAAGTTTTTGAGAAAGTACAACTTGAACTCAATCAATTTGGGCTTTATATCTATAATGCTAATGTTAAACAACTTGTAGATGTCCCTGGCCATGAGTACTTCTCTTACCTTGGCCAAAAGACTCAGATGGATGCCGCCAACCAAGCCAAGGTAACATTACTTGGGAGTTGTAAATCCTCTTACATGAACCTGAAACAAGTAACTATGTAGTAAGTCTAGTACTGTGTCAAATGGGCAGGTTAGGCTAAATTTAGATGTGTTAAAATGAGTTGAGTTCATAAATTGAGATTTATACACTGTATAGCCGCCAACAAAAATAATAgttgtaaataaatatatataattcaatATATTCTTTAAAcataattatgtttttttttttttttggtatatttgGCTAGTGACTATAATTATTTTTGGCGAGAGGCCAAATGTGTAACTTTCCCTAATAAATGAGCGCCAAATGTTACTTATGCCGAACTCACCAACCTCTTAGTGGAGCTGAAATAGGCTTTGATCAAATTGGGCTAAACAATAGATTATATTTCAACCGGCCAGCTCTTATTTGAGCACCCGTCAAACTCTTaccaagttttaattttttttgtttgttttcttataatttgtttaatGCTTAATCATAAATTTGTAATATGATATATCAAATAGGAGTATAATTCTTGCTTTATGATGTGAAAGATTGATGTAGCAGAGGCAAGGATGAAAGGAGAGATAGGAGCAAAACTAAGAGAGGGAGAAACAAAGCAAAATGCGGCTAAGATTGATGCAGAGACAGTGATCATGTCAACGAAAAGGCAAggagaaagtaaaaaagaacAAGTTAAAGTAAGGACTGAAGTGGAAATATTTGAGAAGCAAAGAGAAGCTGAGGTTGCTGAGGCGAATGCCCTGTTGGCAAAAAAGAAAGCTGGCTGGTCTCAAACTGCCAGGCTGGCGGAGGTGGAAGCCGAAAAGGCGGTGGCCATAAGAGAAGCAGAGCTGCAAATGGAAGTTGAGAAGAAGAAAGCATTTGCTCAGACTGCTAAGCTTAAGGCTGACCTTCTCAGCAAAGCTAATGTTGAATACGACATTAAGGTGCTTCATTTAATTCCTTCTTAATTATATTCTGTTATGCTTACCAATTGTTGCTATAATGT
Coding sequences within it:
- the LOC132055609 gene encoding flotillin-like protein 3 → MGFPKYVVARPSEMLAITGSGISEILLKKKHFVLPFQKCTRLNISPVNYSFQVQAMSAEKLPFCLPAVFTIGPKVLDENHYESLIKYAKLVSNSDKESTHIQDLVKGIIEGETRVLAASMTMEQIFKGAKEFKKEVFEKVQLELNQFGLYIYNANVKQLVDVPGHEYFSYLGQKTQMDAANQAKIDVAEARMKGEIGAKLREGETKQNAAKIDAETVIMSTKRQGESKKEQVKVRTEVEIFEKQREAEVAEANALLAKKKAGWSQTARLAEVEAEKAVAIREAELQMEVEKKKAFAQTAKLKADLLSKANVEYDIKVQETNAQLYRRQKEAEAGLFESQKKAEAQKANADAELYTRQQNTNSELYAKQKEAEGVAAIGKAEATYLGSILKELNHNYSALRDYMMINNGIYQDIAKINAQAVNGMQPKISIWSGANGECDGEGGSGLKDVASVYRMLPPLLQTVHEQTGMQPPAWLGTLPESK